In Roseomonas fluvialis, one genomic interval encodes:
- a CDS encoding ABC transporter permease gives MARNITLDAAPPAGPTPRRRRAPAWAWASVLVAAAITAPLVAVLLSAMTVPGASVVHIATTTLPEMLRNSALLALLVALMAGSAGAISAWIVSTCEFRGRRLLEVALLLPLAMPAYLNGYVYTWLFDVAGPLQQGFRDLTGLRFGQYWAPEIRSLPGAALMLAMVLYPYVYLMCRSAFLQQSVCLLEASRTLGHGLPRTFLHVALPLARPALAAGIALVLMEVLADFGTVQHFGVRTFTTGIYEAWFGMDDRGAAAQLAVGLLGCVFLLLALERISRGGRRFHPTTTRHPPLRPVVLRGWKQAGAIAACAMPVVLGFAIPASALAWLALTSGDPLDPRRFLPFAVNSLMLSGITAALAVLIAAMMAWAVRMHPSPARSLANRVAALGYALPGSVIAVGTLVPFGIFDNALDAWMRERFGVSTGLLLSGTMAALVFAYLVRFLAVALSAVESGLARLKPSFFAAARVLGRTPGQAVREVELPLARGALLTAAVLVFVDTMKELPATLIVRPFDLDTLAVRIYNLASDERLAEASTAALLIVLAGLLPVAALTRAMRRSD, from the coding sequence ATGGCTCGCAACATCACCCTGGACGCCGCCCCGCCCGCTGGTCCCACCCCCCGTCGCCGTCGCGCCCCGGCCTGGGCCTGGGCTTCGGTGCTGGTCGCGGCCGCCATCACGGCGCCGCTCGTTGCCGTGCTGCTCTCCGCGATGACGGTGCCTGGGGCCAGCGTCGTCCATATCGCAACCACCACCCTGCCCGAGATGCTGCGCAATTCCGCCCTGCTGGCGCTGCTGGTGGCGCTGATGGCGGGCTCGGCGGGGGCGATCTCGGCCTGGATCGTCTCGACCTGCGAATTCCGTGGCCGGCGCCTGCTGGAAGTCGCGCTGCTGCTGCCGCTGGCGATGCCGGCCTACCTCAACGGATATGTCTACACTTGGCTGTTCGACGTGGCCGGGCCGCTGCAGCAGGGCTTCCGCGACCTGACCGGGCTGCGCTTCGGCCAATACTGGGCGCCCGAGATCCGGTCCCTGCCGGGTGCGGCGCTGATGCTGGCGATGGTACTGTACCCCTACGTCTACCTGATGTGCCGCAGCGCCTTCCTGCAGCAGAGCGTCTGCCTGCTGGAAGCCTCCCGCACGCTCGGGCACGGGCTGCCGCGAACCTTCCTGCATGTGGCGCTGCCGCTGGCGCGGCCCGCGCTGGCGGCCGGCATCGCGCTGGTGCTGATGGAGGTACTGGCGGATTTCGGCACGGTGCAGCATTTCGGCGTGCGCACCTTCACCACCGGCATCTACGAGGCCTGGTTCGGCATGGATGACCGCGGTGCGGCGGCGCAGCTCGCGGTCGGACTGCTGGGCTGTGTGTTCCTGCTGCTGGCGCTGGAGCGAATCTCGCGCGGGGGGCGGCGCTTCCACCCCACCACAACGCGCCACCCGCCGCTGCGCCCGGTGGTGCTGCGCGGCTGGAAGCAGGCGGGCGCGATCGCCGCCTGCGCGATGCCGGTGGTGCTGGGCTTCGCCATTCCCGCCAGCGCGCTGGCCTGGCTGGCGCTGACCAGCGGGGACCCGCTCGACCCGCGGCGTTTCCTGCCCTTCGCGGTGAATTCCCTGATGCTGTCGGGCATCACGGCGGCGCTCGCGGTGCTGATCGCGGCCATGATGGCCTGGGCGGTGCGCATGCATCCCTCCCCGGCGCGCTCGCTGGCGAACCGGGTCGCGGCGCTGGGCTATGCGCTGCCGGGATCGGTGATCGCGGTCGGCACGCTGGTACCCTTCGGCATCTTCGACAATGCGCTGGATGCCTGGATGCGCGAGCGCTTCGGCGTCTCCACCGGGCTGCTGCTGTCGGGCACCATGGCGGCGCTGGTCTTCGCGTATCTCGTGCGGTTCCTCGCGGTGGCGCTCTCGGCGGTGGAATCGGGGCTGGCGCGGCTGAAGCCGTCCTTCTTCGCGGCCGCGCGGGTGCTTGGGCGCACGCCGGGCCAGGCGGTGCGGGAGGTCGAATTGCCGCTGGCGCGCGGGGCGCTGCTGACCGCCGCCGTGCTGGTCTTCGTCGACACCATGAAGGAATTGCCGGCGACGCTGATCGTGCGGCCCTTCGACCTCGATACGCTGGCGGTGCGCATCTACAACCTTGCGTCGGACGAACGCCTGGCGGAGGCCTCGACCGCCGCGCTGCTGATCGTGCTGGCGGGGCTGCTGCCGGTGGCCGCGCTCACGCGCGCGATGCGGCGCAGCGACTGA
- a CDS encoding penicillin acylase family protein, protein MFPSRPRGPTRMAALLAAGLLLSACAALSPRAVSTDARIAALPTTGATVERPVTIRWNDHMVPWVDAETDRDLFYALGLVHGHLRGAQVALLRLVARGRLSEAAGPFATDIDHALRILDFGRAAPAVRAAWPEETRALMGSFTAGLNHAVMNGRAPPEFGLLGLSREPFTEDDLIAIGRLAGTDVNWLGYLALLPSRGTPGFDRLWQRTVAAGSSAPEAALPEGRRLAVIRDILAGTGRVGSNTVAVAARRSATGGALIGSDPHLGLIQPNVWLAAGMRSPSFHAVGLMVPGLPFLAIGRNADVAWGGTNMRAASSDLFDVSGLPAEEFRSHTVRIRQRLWFSAERQVRLTPHGPVVTDAAVLPRRPGDVIALRWIGHEPTDEITALLGAARARNGEEFRAAFDRFGVSAQNMIWAGRDGRIGQFYATTIPDRRAIPADPVLDARDPAATAPWGRLLRTPDLPHVVNPRDGVLASANNRPEPLGGRAPPVLGFFFSDSDRVERLRELLASRPRHTPADIMAIQADTRSPRAGRLAAALAARMAGIAEAAPLVAALHGWDGDYRAESRAPVAFEVLLARLVPLLAAEDRAEATTNRRAPESQWNFITAFLLRDLDALDPARREAVLREASRVAATDLAGLSTWGEMHRLPHAHALVNLPVLGEAFFRYGDYAVGGSRETPMKTSHGLVTARHNTAFGSMARHVSDMSDPDANWFTLWGGQDGWLGSAAFADQVPMWLERRSIRVPLRPETVAVEFPRATRLAPR, encoded by the coding sequence ATGTTCCCCTCCCGCCCCCGCGGGCCGACCAGGATGGCCGCGCTGCTCGCAGCCGGGCTGCTGCTGTCCGCCTGCGCCGCGCTGTCGCCGCGCGCCGTCAGTACCGATGCGCGCATCGCCGCCCTGCCGACCACCGGCGCCACGGTCGAACGCCCCGTCACCATCCGCTGGAACGACCACATGGTCCCGTGGGTGGACGCCGAGACCGACCGCGACCTGTTCTATGCGCTGGGCCTGGTGCATGGGCATCTGCGCGGGGCGCAGGTGGCGCTGCTGCGGCTGGTTGCGCGCGGCCGGCTCTCGGAAGCCGCTGGCCCCTTTGCGACCGACATCGACCACGCGCTGCGCATTCTCGATTTCGGCCGCGCCGCGCCGGCGGTGCGCGCCGCCTGGCCGGAGGAGACGCGCGCGCTGATGGGATCCTTCACGGCCGGGCTGAACCACGCGGTGATGAACGGGCGCGCGCCGCCCGAATTCGGGCTTCTCGGCCTGTCGCGCGAACCTTTCACCGAGGACGACCTGATCGCGATCGGGCGGCTGGCGGGCACCGACGTGAACTGGCTGGGATACCTCGCGCTGCTGCCCTCGCGCGGTACGCCCGGCTTCGACAGGCTGTGGCAGCGCACCGTCGCGGCCGGGTCCTCCGCACCGGAAGCGGCGCTGCCCGAAGGACGGCGGCTTGCCGTGATCCGCGACATCCTGGCCGGCACGGGGCGCGTGGGGTCTAACACCGTCGCGGTGGCCGCACGGCGGTCCGCGACCGGCGGCGCGCTGATCGGATCCGACCCGCATCTGGGGTTGATCCAGCCGAATGTCTGGCTGGCGGCGGGCATGCGGTCGCCGTCGTTCCACGCGGTCGGGCTGATGGTGCCGGGGCTGCCCTTCCTGGCGATCGGGCGCAACGCGGATGTCGCCTGGGGCGGCACCAACATGCGCGCGGCGTCGTCGGACCTGTTCGATGTGTCGGGCCTGCCGGCCGAGGAATTCCGCAGCCACACCGTGCGCATCCGCCAGCGCCTGTGGTTCAGCGCGGAACGGCAGGTGCGCCTCACGCCGCATGGCCCCGTCGTGACCGATGCCGCGGTTCTGCCGCGCCGCCCCGGCGACGTGATCGCGCTGCGCTGGATCGGCCATGAGCCGACCGACGAGATCACCGCGCTGCTCGGCGCGGCGCGCGCGCGCAACGGCGAGGAATTCCGCGCGGCCTTCGACCGCTTCGGCGTCTCGGCACAGAACATGATCTGGGCGGGGCGCGACGGGCGGATCGGACAGTTCTACGCGACCACCATCCCGGACCGCCGCGCGATCCCGGCCGACCCCGTGCTGGATGCGCGCGACCCGGCCGCGACCGCGCCATGGGGCCGCCTGCTGCGCACCCCCGACCTGCCCCATGTGGTGAACCCGCGCGACGGCGTGCTGGCGAGTGCGAACAACCGCCCCGAGCCGCTGGGCGGCCGCGCGCCGCCGGTGCTGGGCTTCTTCTTCTCCGACAGCGATCGCGTCGAGCGCCTGCGCGAGTTATTGGCATCGCGCCCGCGCCACACGCCGGCCGACATCATGGCGATCCAGGCCGATACGCGGTCCCCGCGCGCGGGGCGGCTGGCGGCGGCGCTGGCGGCGCGGATGGCTGGCATCGCGGAGGCCGCGCCGCTGGTCGCCGCCCTGCACGGCTGGGATGGCGACTACCGCGCCGAGTCCCGCGCGCCCGTGGCCTTCGAGGTGCTGCTCGCGCGCCTGGTTCCGCTGCTCGCGGCCGAGGACCGCGCCGAAGCCACCACCAATCGTCGCGCGCCGGAAAGCCAGTGGAACTTCATCACCGCGTTCCTGCTGCGCGACCTCGATGCGCTCGATCCGGCGCGGCGCGAGGCGGTGCTGCGCGAAGCCTCGCGCGTTGCGGCGACGGATCTCGCGGGACTGTCCACCTGGGGCGAGATGCACCGCCTGCCGCACGCGCATGCCCTGGTGAACCTGCCGGTGCTCGGCGAGGCCTTCTTCCGCTACGGCGACTACGCCGTGGGTGGTTCGCGCGAGACACCGATGAAGACCAGCCACGGCCTGGTCACCGCGCGCCACAACACCGCCTTCGGCTCCATGGCGCGGCACGTGAGCGACATGTCCGACCCGGACGCCAATTGGTTCACGCTGTGGGGCGGGCAGGATGGGTGGCTCGGTTCGGCGGCCTTCGCGGACCAGGTGCCGATGTGGCTGGAACGGCGCAGCATCCGCGTGCCGCTGCGGCCGGAGACGGTGGCGGTGGAGTTCCCGCGCGCGACACGCCTGGCGCCGCGATGA
- a CDS encoding GH3 family domain-containing protein, which produces MSAPFDATPLLRAFAARRHARLLAMDPAATQQALLLRLVQRAAGTRFGRDHGFGAIRSVADFQRAVPLRRYEALHDAYLAPTLPVLENVLWPGRTPYLALSSGTTSGRTKHIPVTAGMVRANRGAALDVLAWHLAQHPQARPFGGLSFILGGSTDLTQVAPGVRAGDLSGIAAVEVPWFLRGWAWPPARIALMPDWDAKLAALAAEAPVGDIRTLSGTPSWLLVLLERLAAKHGVAPLPSLELLIHGGVAWAPYRDRLAPFLPAGCLTREVYPASEGFVAIADRGDGEGLRLNLDRGCFFEFVPVGELDAPAPTRHWAATIETGVDYAVVLSSCAGLFGYVLGDTVRFIDRAPPRLLVTGRTSWTLSAFGEHLDGEEIEAALMHAAAEAGITVVEYVVGPEFDGSAGRHRWCIEAAGSCDPASLAALLDAALRVQNDDYAAHRDGAQLARPEVVLLRPGAVADWMRAQGKLGGQHKVPRVIADPARFADAAAALSGPGRGPRPN; this is translated from the coding sequence ATGAGCGCGCCCTTCGACGCCACGCCCCTGCTGCGCGCCTTCGCCGCGCGGCGCCATGCGCGCCTGCTCGCCATGGACCCCGCCGCCACGCAGCAGGCGCTGCTGCTGCGCCTGGTGCAGCGCGCCGCCGGCACGCGCTTCGGGCGCGACCACGGCTTCGGGGCGATCCGCTCCGTGGCCGACTTCCAGCGTGCCGTCCCGCTGCGCCGCTACGAGGCACTGCACGATGCCTATCTCGCACCCACCCTGCCGGTGCTGGAGAACGTGCTGTGGCCCGGGCGTACGCCCTACCTCGCGCTGTCCTCGGGCACGACATCGGGGCGCACCAAGCACATCCCGGTCACGGCCGGGATGGTGCGCGCCAATCGCGGCGCCGCGCTCGACGTGCTGGCCTGGCATCTCGCGCAGCACCCGCAGGCGCGGCCGTTCGGCGGGCTGTCGTTCATCCTGGGCGGTTCGACCGACCTCACGCAGGTCGCACCTGGCGTGCGGGCCGGCGATCTCTCGGGCATCGCGGCGGTCGAGGTGCCATGGTTTCTCCGGGGCTGGGCCTGGCCTCCCGCGCGCATCGCGCTGATGCCGGACTGGGACGCGAAGCTCGCGGCGCTGGCGGCCGAGGCGCCGGTGGGCGACATCCGCACGCTGTCGGGCACACCGTCCTGGCTGCTGGTGCTGCTGGAACGACTGGCCGCGAAGCATGGCGTGGCGCCGCTACCCTCGCTGGAACTGCTCATTCATGGCGGCGTCGCCTGGGCGCCCTATCGCGATCGCCTCGCACCCTTCCTGCCGGCGGGCTGCCTTACGCGCGAGGTCTATCCGGCCAGCGAGGGCTTCGTCGCCATCGCTGACCGCGGGGATGGCGAGGGGCTGCGCCTGAACCTCGACCGCGGCTGCTTCTTCGAATTCGTGCCGGTCGGCGAACTCGACGCGCCTGCGCCGACCCGCCACTGGGCCGCGACGATCGAGACCGGCGTGGACTACGCCGTGGTCCTGTCATCCTGCGCCGGACTGTTCGGCTATGTGCTGGGGGATACGGTGCGCTTCATCGACCGCGCACCGCCGCGCCTGCTGGTGACGGGCCGCACGTCATGGACCCTGTCCGCCTTTGGCGAGCACCTGGACGGCGAGGAGATCGAAGCCGCGCTGATGCATGCCGCCGCGGAGGCCGGCATCACGGTGGTCGAATACGTGGTGGGCCCGGAATTCGACGGCAGTGCCGGGCGGCACCGCTGGTGCATCGAGGCCGCGGGCAGTTGCGATCCGGCGTCGCTCGCCGCACTGCTCGATGCCGCGCTGCGCGTGCAGAACGACGACTACGCGGCGCATCGCGACGGCGCGCAACTGGCACGGCCCGAGGTGGTCCTGCTGCGACCGGGGGCCGTGGCCGACTGGATGCGCGCGCAGGGCAAGCTGGGCGGACAGCACAAGGTGCCGCGGGTGATCGCCGACCCCGCGCGCTTCGCCGATGCCGCCGCCGCGCTCAGTGGCCCTGGTCGGGGGCCGCGTCCGAATTGA
- the bfr gene encoding bacterioferritin, which yields MLRDPKVIEHLNTQLTNELTAINQYFLHARMLRHWGVTKLGRHEYEESIEEMKHADALIERILFLGGHPNVQRLNPVLVGEGVREVLECDQKLEEKAIADLREAIAYCETVRDFVTRDLFLTILRDEEKHADFVDTQFDLIAKIGIERYTLLNSDAAPDQGH from the coding sequence ATGCTGCGCGACCCCAAGGTCATCGAACATCTGAACACCCAGCTCACCAACGAACTCACCGCCATCAACCAGTATTTCCTGCATGCGCGGATGCTGCGGCACTGGGGCGTGACCAAGCTCGGCCGCCACGAATACGAGGAATCGATCGAGGAGATGAAGCACGCCGATGCGCTGATCGAGCGCATCCTGTTCCTCGGCGGCCATCCCAACGTGCAGCGCCTCAACCCCGTGCTGGTCGGCGAGGGTGTGCGCGAGGTTCTGGAATGCGACCAGAAGCTCGAGGAGAAGGCGATCGCCGACCTGCGCGAGGCGATCGCGTACTGCGAGACGGTGCGCGACTTCGTCACCCGCGACCTGTTCCTGACCATCCTGCGCGACGAGGAAAAGCACGCCGACTTCGTCGACACGCAGTTCGACCTGATCGCGAAGATCGGGATCGAGCGCTACACGCTGCTCAATTCGGACGCGGCCCCCGACCAGGGCCACTGA
- a CDS encoding (2Fe-2S)-binding protein: protein MVVCHCNRLTAAQITAAIAAGASRPAEVYAGCGCDAQCGCCCRTILDLLRSGSAASARA from the coding sequence ATGGTGGTCTGCCACTGCAACCGGCTGACCGCGGCGCAGATCACCGCCGCGATCGCCGCCGGTGCCTCTCGCCCGGCTGAAGTCTATGCCGGCTGCGGCTGCGACGCCCAATGCGGCTGCTGCTGCCGGACCATCCTCGACCTGCTGCGCAGCGGGTCCGCGGCCTCCGCACGCGCCTGA
- a CDS encoding extracellular solute-binding protein: protein MLRRHLLALPAALGAATLARPALAQDRTLALYSSRHYDTDRALYDGFTAETGMRIRLIEGDADQLIARIQSEGANTPADVLITVDGARLARAVAAGIMAPTTSQVLQGRVPASLRDPEGHWYGVSRRARVVMFDKQRGRPAGLDRYEDLAKPEFRGQILVRAAAHPYNTSLMASIMVADGEQAAEAWARGVAANLARPPQGGDTPQFQAVAAGVGGLAIANTYYLARFGASSNPAEKAVYDRIGVIFPNQGAGDRGAHVNVSGAGVVRSSANKEMALKFIEYLTGPRAQELFANGNFEYPVVADVAPHPALAALGTFRADEVNAQRYGALAPQALQIMQRAGWR from the coding sequence ATGCTGCGTCGCCACCTCCTCGCCCTTCCCGCCGCGCTCGGCGCCGCCACGCTGGCGCGCCCGGCCCTGGCGCAGGACCGCACCCTCGCGCTCTATTCCTCCCGCCATTACGACACCGACCGGGCGCTGTATGACGGCTTCACCGCCGAGACCGGGATGCGGATCCGCCTGATCGAAGGCGATGCCGACCAGCTGATCGCCCGCATCCAGTCCGAGGGTGCGAATACCCCGGCCGACGTGCTGATCACGGTGGATGGCGCGCGGCTCGCCCGCGCGGTCGCCGCGGGCATCATGGCGCCGACCACGAGCCAGGTGCTGCAGGGCCGCGTGCCCGCCAGTCTGCGCGACCCCGAGGGGCATTGGTACGGCGTCTCGCGCCGCGCCCGCGTCGTGATGTTCGACAAGCAGCGCGGCCGCCCCGCGGGGCTCGACCGCTACGAGGACCTGGCGAAGCCGGAGTTCCGCGGCCAGATCCTGGTGCGCGCCGCGGCGCACCCCTACAACACGTCGCTGATGGCGAGCATCATGGTGGCCGACGGCGAACAGGCGGCCGAGGCCTGGGCGCGCGGCGTCGCGGCCAACCTCGCGCGCCCGCCGCAGGGCGGCGACACGCCGCAGTTCCAGGCCGTGGCCGCGGGCGTGGGTGGTCTCGCGATCGCCAACACCTATTACCTGGCGCGCTTCGGTGCCTCGTCGAACCCGGCCGAGAAGGCGGTGTATGACCGCATCGGCGTGATCTTCCCGAACCAGGGAGCGGGCGACCGCGGCGCGCATGTGAACGTCTCGGGCGCGGGCGTCGTGCGGTCCTCCGCGAACAAGGAGATGGCGCTGAAGTTCATCGAATACCTGACAGGCCCGCGCGCGCAGGAACTGTTCGCCAACGGCAATTTCGAATACCCGGTGGTGGCCGATGTCGCGCCGCATCCGGCGCTGGCCGCGCTCGGCACCTTCCGGGCCGACGAGGTCAATGCGCAGCGCTACGGCGCGCTGGCCCCGCAGGCGCTGCAGATCATGCAGCGCGCCGGCTGGCGCTGA
- a CDS encoding HpcH/HpaI aldolase family protein, protein MPLAPNLARRRLEAGELALGFGVHHLRTPAVGMIAAGCGFDWLFVDMEHGAMSVDDATRMCMAALSQGVTPIVRVCKDAIFEGTRCLDNGAMGIVVPHVDTADEAATVVQAFRYPPTGSRSWGGPPAQYGFMVSDTAAAQRELNAEILVCVMIETPEAVANADAIAAVPGVDSLMIGTSDLTASMGIAGQIGHPDVRAAYAKVAAACKAHGKHMGMGGVYDEVVARDYIGLGARFLLSGSDHAFLMAAGGARQKFLRGLQP, encoded by the coding sequence ATGCCTCTCGCACCCAACCTCGCCCGACGTCGCCTTGAAGCCGGCGAACTCGCCCTCGGCTTCGGCGTGCATCATCTGCGCACGCCCGCGGTCGGCATGATCGCCGCCGGCTGCGGCTTCGACTGGCTGTTCGTCGACATGGAGCACGGCGCGATGAGCGTCGACGACGCCACGCGCATGTGCATGGCCGCGCTGTCGCAGGGCGTGACCCCCATCGTGCGCGTGTGCAAGGACGCGATCTTCGAGGGTACGCGCTGCCTCGACAACGGGGCCATGGGCATCGTGGTGCCTCATGTCGACACGGCGGACGAGGCCGCGACGGTCGTGCAGGCCTTCCGCTACCCGCCGACCGGCAGCCGGTCCTGGGGCGGCCCGCCGGCGCAATACGGCTTCATGGTCAGCGACACCGCCGCCGCGCAGCGCGAACTCAACGCCGAGATCCTGGTCTGCGTGATGATCGAGACGCCCGAGGCCGTGGCCAACGCCGACGCCATCGCCGCCGTGCCCGGTGTCGACAGCCTGATGATCGGCACCTCGGACCTCACGGCGTCCATGGGCATCGCCGGTCAGATCGGCCATCCGGATGTGCGCGCCGCCTATGCGAAGGTGGCCGCGGCCTGCAAGGCCCATGGCAAGCACATGGGCATGGGCGGCGTTTACGACGAAGTCGTGGCGCGGGACTACATCGGCCTGGGTGCGCGCTTCCTGCTGAGCGGGTCGGACCATGCCTTCCTGATGGCGGCGGGCGGCGCGCGGCAGAAATTCCTGCGCGGGCTGCAGCCCTGA
- a CDS encoding ABC transporter substrate-binding protein — MRCIRLAALLAIAALPAAAQTLTIGLATPPTALDPHYHAHAQSSATAAHVFETLHAPNAAMQLEPELATAAETTDGITWTVRLREGVRWHDGTPFTADDVAFSLHRAGNVPNSPGSFGTYTREVRQVEIIGPHELRITTAAPAPLLMANLSNIFIVSRRHGEGASTDDYNSGRAMVGTGPYRFARWSAGTEAHYTRNDTYWRGREPWERVAFRVIPNNSARTAALLAGDVDVIADIPSADVARVRGDRRLQVFTIASNRLVFLGFDRTDEALATGHIRANDGAPALTRNPLGDVRVRRALSLAIDRRALVDRINEGQAIATGQFLPEGFFGHFADIPVERTDPDAARRLLAEAGYPNGFRLTITTSNDRIVNSARMIQAVAQMWTRIGVATAVETMPHAVFTPRRNRYELPVFLSSWGNQTGEALYTLVPQLGTRGQGGLGNANRIRYSNPALDRLLVAAGAEVAAPRRLALIREATDLALAEAVMLPLLLQVNNWGARQGITMTPRIDQYTLAMSIRPAD, encoded by the coding sequence ATGCGTTGCATCCGCCTCGCTGCCCTGCTCGCCATCGCCGCGCTGCCTGCCGCGGCGCAGACGCTCACCATCGGGCTCGCCACGCCGCCCACCGCGCTCGACCCGCACTATCACGCGCACGCGCAATCCAGCGCCACCGCCGCCCATGTCTTCGAGACCCTGCACGCGCCGAACGCCGCGATGCAGCTCGAACCCGAACTCGCCACCGCCGCCGAGACCACCGACGGCATCACCTGGACCGTGCGGCTGCGCGAGGGCGTGCGCTGGCACGACGGCACGCCCTTCACGGCGGACGACGTCGCCTTCTCCCTGCACCGCGCCGGCAATGTGCCCAACAGCCCGGGCAGCTTCGGCACCTATACGCGGGAGGTGCGGCAGGTCGAGATCATCGGGCCGCACGAACTGCGCATCACCACCGCCGCGCCGGCGCCGCTGCTGATGGCGAACCTGTCAAATATCTTCATCGTCTCGCGCCGCCACGGTGAGGGTGCGAGCACCGACGACTACAATTCGGGCCGCGCCATGGTCGGCACCGGCCCCTACCGCTTCGCCCGCTGGTCCGCTGGAACCGAGGCGCACTACACCCGCAACGACACGTATTGGCGCGGGCGCGAACCCTGGGAGCGCGTCGCCTTCCGCGTCATCCCGAACAATTCCGCGCGCACCGCGGCGCTGCTGGCCGGCGATGTGGACGTGATCGCCGACATCCCCTCGGCTGATGTCGCGCGGGTGCGCGGCGACCGGCGCCTGCAGGTCTTCACCATCGCTTCGAACCGCCTGGTCTTCCTCGGCTTCGACCGAACGGACGAGGCCCTCGCCACCGGCCACATCCGCGCCAATGACGGCGCCCCGGCGCTCACGCGCAACCCGCTCGGCGACGTGCGCGTGCGCCGCGCGCTGTCCCTGGCGATCGACCGCCGCGCCCTGGTGGATCGTATCAACGAGGGCCAGGCCATCGCCACCGGCCAGTTCCTGCCCGAGGGCTTCTTCGGCCACTTCGCCGATATCCCGGTCGAGCGCACCGACCCCGATGCCGCCCGCCGCCTGCTGGCCGAAGCCGGCTATCCGAACGGCTTCCGCCTGACCATCACCACCTCCAACGACCGCATCGTGAATTCGGCGCGCATGATCCAGGCCGTGGCGCAGATGTGGACGCGCATCGGCGTCGCGACCGCGGTCGAGACCATGCCGCACGCGGTCTTCACGCCGCGGCGCAATCGCTACGAATTGCCGGTCTTCCTCTCCTCCTGGGGCAACCAGACCGGCGAGGCGCTGTACACCCTCGTGCCGCAGCTCGGCACGCGCGGGCAGGGCGGCTTGGGCAATGCGAACCGCATCCGCTATTCGAACCCGGCGCTCGACCGCCTGCTGGTCGCCGCCGGTGCCGAGGTCGCGGCCCCGCGGCGCCTGGCGCTGATCCGCGAGGCGACCGACCTCGCGCTGGCCGAGGCGGTGATGCTGCCGTTGCTGCTGCAGGTGAACAACTGGGGCGCGCGTCAGGGCATCACCATGACGCCGCGCATCGACCAGTACACCCTGGCCATGAGCATCCGCCCCGCCGATTGA
- a CDS encoding Rid family detoxifying hydrolase codes for MIRLPTLAALALMLPLAAAAQDRVVATRNAPEAIGPYSQAIRVGNTLYLAGQIALDPRTNQMIADRSIEAETRQVLDNLRAVVEAAGFTMADIVSTTVFMADLNEFGRMNAVYATYFPTNPPARATVQAARLPRDVKIEIAAIAAR; via the coding sequence ATGATCCGCCTGCCGACCCTTGCCGCCCTCGCGCTGATGCTGCCGCTCGCCGCTGCCGCGCAGGATCGCGTCGTCGCCACCCGCAACGCGCCCGAGGCCATCGGCCCCTATAGCCAGGCCATCCGCGTGGGCAACACGCTGTACCTCGCCGGCCAGATCGCGCTCGACCCGCGCACCAACCAGATGATCGCCGACCGCAGCATCGAGGCCGAGACGCGCCAGGTGCTCGACAATTTGCGCGCCGTGGTCGAGGCCGCCGGCTTCACCATGGCCGACATCGTCTCGACCACGGTGTTCATGGCGGACCTCAATGAGTTCGGGCGGATGAACGCGGTCTACGCGACCTACTTCCCGACCAACCCGCCGGCGCGCGCGACCGTGCAGGCCGCGCGCCTGCCGCGCGACGTGAAGATCGAGATCGCCGCCATCGCGGCGCGCTGA